A window of Lysobacterales bacterium genomic DNA:
AGGTCGAGTGGATCGTGGATTCGTAGGTTGGGCCGCGCTGCGCTTGGCCCAACCTACGCTACGAAGGGCATCAACCCGCGATCAGCGCATCCCAGCCCGGCCGCGGGCTAAAGCGTGGGCCGTGGCGGCCGGCGAGCTGTTCCAGGCGGGTCTTCAGTTTGGCTGCGCCCTCGGCGCGCGCGTACTGGATCGGGCCGCCGCGGAAGGGCGCGAAGCCGGTGCCGAAGATCACGCCGGCATCCAGCAGGTCGGCATCGGCGACCACGCCCTCATGCAGGCAGGCCACCGCCTCGTTGACGAAGGCCAGCACCAAGCGATCGGTGAGGTCTTCCGGTGCCTTGTAGTCTTTCGGCACCTCAGGCTTTTTGGCGCGGCCATTTTCCCAGGTATAGAAGCCCTGGCCGTCCTTGCGGCCGCGCTTGCCCGAGGCCAGCAGGCCGTCGAGCCCGCTGGGAATTGGCAGGTTCAGGAACTCGGCCATGATCTTGCCGACGCTTGCAGCGACATCCAGACCCACGGTGTCGGCCAGTTCGATCGGTCCCATCGGCATGCCGAAGGCCAGCGCCGCCTTGTCGATGACCGGGCCAGGCACGCCTTCGCTGTACAGCGTCATCGCTTCGAGCAGGTAGGGCATCAGGATGCGGTTGACCAGGAAGCCCGGGGTGCCCGCGACCGGCACCGGCAGCTTGTCGATGGCGCGGCAGAAGGCGGCGAGGCGGCGCTCGGTTTCGGCGTCCATGCCGTCGTGCCGGACGATCTCCACCAGCGGCATCATCGCCACCGGGTTGAAGAAGTGCAAGCCGGCGAACTGTGCCGGACGCTTGAGTTCTGAACGCAGGTCCGTGAGGGGGATCGACGAGGTGTTGGATGTCAGCAGGCTGCCCTCGGGCAGGCTCTCCTCGACCTTGGCGTACAGCGCGCGCTTCGCGTCGAGGTTCTCGAAGATGGCTTCGATCACCAGATCCGCTTTGGCCACGCCAGCGCCTTCGACATCGGCGCGCAGACGCGCGATGGCACCCGCGCGCTTGTCTTCGCGCTTGATCTTCTTCTCGTAGAACGTGTGGGCGCGTGCGATGGCCGGCTGGATCTGCTCCAGCGAGCGGTCCTGCAGGGTGGTCTCGAAGCCGCGCAGCGCGCTCCAGGCGGCGATGTCGCCGCCCATCACGCCGGCGCCGATGACGTGCACGTGCTTGATGTCGTGCGCCCTGCCGCCCAGGCCCTTCAAGCGTTCCTGCAGAAAGTAGACACGCACGAGGTTC
This region includes:
- a CDS encoding enoyl-CoA hydratase/isomerase family protein; this encodes MFDGLRFKHWRPELRDDRVVVLTFDRAEASVNTLAREVLEELEQLVERIAIEKPKGVVVISGKPSGFVAGADIAEFKTYHERGTVFESIRYGQNVFQKLAELPCPTVAAIHGFCMGGGTELSLACRYRVASTDDSTRIGLPEVKLGIYPGWGGSVRLPPLVGAPAAFDMMLTGRALSASNARAIGLVDKTCEPAVLLDTALGLLRRDIKRPLKQRLTAWATNWWPVRQALAPMLVKQVARKARKAHYPAPFALIETWRRSGGPVESRLVAEAKSVAKLAGTPTAQNLVRVYFLQERLKGLGGRAHDIKHVHVIGAGVMGGDIAAWSALRGFETTLQDRSLEQIQPAIARAHTFYEKKIKREDKRAGAIARLRADVEGAGVAKADLVIEAIFENLDAKRALYAKVEESLPEGSLLTSNTSSIPLTDLRSELKRPAQFAGLHFFNPVAMMPLVEIVRHDGMDAETERRLAAFCRAIDKLPVPVAGTPGFLVNRILMPYLLEAMTLYSEGVPGPVIDKAALAFGMPMGPIELADTVGLDVAASVGKIMAEFLNLPIPSGLDGLLASGKRGRKDGQGFYTWENGRAKKPEVPKDYKAPEDLTDRLVLAFVNEAVACLHEGVVADADLLDAGVIFGTGFAPFRGGPIQYARAEGAAKLKTRLEQLAGRHGPRFSPRPGWDALIAG